In one window of Paraflavitalea soli DNA:
- the bshB1 gene encoding bacillithiol biosynthesis deacetylase BshB1, with the protein MKLDILAIGVHPDDVELGCSGTLLNEIRLGKKVGILDLTQGELGTRGTIETRYTEAAVAAKVLGVHMRENLKMRDGFFRNDEAHQLQLIQALRTYQPEIVIANILNDRHPDHGRAGHLIADACFLSGLIKIETKDAKGEPQARWRPKYVLHYMQDWFHEPDILIDISEVFEQRMKSIEAYSTQFFPGGADNKEPQTYISSPDFLDSVIARARMLGKRIGVKYAEGFISEKKIGIRNLDALVQVET; encoded by the coding sequence ATGAAATTAGACATTCTCGCTATCGGCGTACATCCGGATGATGTAGAGCTGGGCTGTTCCGGAACACTGCTCAATGAGATCAGGCTGGGTAAAAAAGTAGGTATCCTCGACCTTACACAGGGTGAATTGGGTACCCGTGGCACTATCGAAACCCGGTATACAGAGGCGGCAGTGGCTGCCAAAGTATTGGGGGTGCACATGCGGGAAAACCTTAAAATGAGGGATGGTTTTTTTCGCAATGATGAAGCCCACCAGTTACAACTGATCCAGGCGCTCCGCACCTACCAGCCGGAGATCGTAATTGCCAACATCCTCAATGACCGTCACCCCGATCATGGCCGCGCAGGACACCTCATTGCCGACGCCTGCTTTCTTTCAGGGCTTATTAAAATTGAAACAAAGGACGCGAAGGGTGAACCGCAGGCACGCTGGCGCCCGAAGTATGTGTTGCATTATATGCAGGATTGGTTTCATGAACCGGATATCCTGATCGATATCAGCGAGGTGTTTGAACAACGCATGAAATCGATCGAAGCGTACTCCACGCAGTTCTTCCCTGGCGGGGCCGACAATAAAGAGCCACAAACCTATATTTCCTCTCCCGATTTCTTAGACAGTGTCATCGCACGGGCGCGTATGCTGGGCAAACGTATTGGCGTAAAATATGCGGAAGGATTCATCAGCGAAAAGAAGATCGGTATCCGCAACCTGGATGCGCTGGTGCAGGTGGAAACTTAG
- a CDS encoding serine hydrolase domain-containing protein, with protein sequence MKKVARYFLYTILLIVAVFSIYAVASGRTYLFKAVWYNFADIDDYKKFTNNTVTTNVHQPWDTARAYNINMPDSLGQMMQELKTVAVLVIKNDSLLFERYDEGYNDSSWSGSFSVAKSITSLLIGAAIKEGKIHSVQDPVGNYLPEFATGPKAAVRIIDLLTMSSGSDWDESYSNPLSVTTQAYYGSDIYATATGVNIVHAPGTLHSYKSGDTQLLGLVVEKATGKSLSAYAAEKLWHPLGAEHPALWSTDHTGGHEKAYCCFNSNARDFARLGQLMLDSGRWKGNEIITPDYYQASIKPCLINDESGHPCDYYGYQWWIVPNQPDIFYARGILGQYIIVIPQKKLVVVRLGKKRSSVRINGAPAEVNALIQWAQTF encoded by the coding sequence ATGAAAAAGGTTGCCCGTTATTTTCTATATACCATTTTGCTGATCGTTGCTGTTTTTTCGATCTATGCTGTAGCCAGCGGCAGAACCTACCTGTTCAAAGCAGTGTGGTACAACTTTGCAGATATCGATGATTATAAGAAGTTCACCAACAATACGGTAACCACCAATGTGCACCAGCCCTGGGATACCGCCCGGGCTTACAATATCAATATGCCGGATAGCCTGGGGCAAATGATGCAGGAGCTGAAGACGGTGGCGGTGCTGGTGATCAAAAATGATTCCCTGCTGTTTGAACGGTATGATGAGGGATACAATGATTCGTCGTGGTCGGGTTCTTTTTCCGTGGCCAAAAGCATTACCAGCCTGCTGATAGGTGCTGCTATCAAAGAAGGGAAGATCCACTCGGTGCAGGACCCCGTAGGCAACTACCTGCCTGAGTTTGCCACAGGACCCAAAGCGGCTGTCAGGATCATCGACCTACTCACGATGAGCAGCGGCAGTGACTGGGATGAATCGTATAGCAATCCGCTTTCTGTCACCACGCAGGCCTATTATGGCAGTGATATTTATGCCACGGCCACCGGGGTTAATATTGTCCATGCGCCCGGCACGCTCCACAGCTATAAATCCGGTGATACCCAGTTACTTGGACTCGTTGTAGAAAAGGCCACGGGCAAATCGCTCAGTGCTTATGCTGCTGAAAAACTGTGGCATCCATTGGGGGCGGAGCACCCGGCACTCTGGAGCACAGATCATACAGGAGGGCACGAAAAAGCGTATTGCTGCTTTAATTCCAATGCCCGGGATTTTGCCCGGCTGGGACAGCTGATGCTGGACAGCGGCCGCTGGAAAGGCAATGAGATCATAACCCCGGATTATTACCAGGCTTCGATAAAACCTTGTCTTATCAATGATGAAAGCGGCCACCCCTGCGATTATTATGGTTACCAGTGGTGGATCGTTCCCAACCAGCCGGATATATTCTATGCCCGCGGTATCCTGGGGCAGTATATTATCGTGATCCCGCAGAAAAAGCTGGTGGTGGTGCGGCTGGGTAAAAAACGCTCATCCGTTCGCATCAATGGCGCCCCGGCAGAAGTGAACGCTTTAATTCAGTGGGCGCAAACCTTTTAG